A single Chanos chanos chromosome 8, fChaCha1.1, whole genome shotgun sequence DNA region contains:
- the id4 gene encoding DNA-binding protein inhibitor ID-4, with product MKATTPVRPHKVSSSCNEFSLRYLSEQSLNIARCKMEEEDLFCLQYDMNDCYSRLKRLVPTIPQGKKVSKVEILQHVIDYILDLQLALETHPALLKQQHGTCPPASNRTPLTVLNTDQRPSMVNKQEDSVLCR from the exons ATGAAGGCTACTACTCCTGTTCGCCCCCACAAGGTTTCCTCAAGCTGCAACGAATTCTCCTTGCGATATTTGTCGGAGCAAAGCCTGAACATCGCACGATGCAAAATGGAAGAGGAAGACCTTTTCTGCCTGCAATACGACATGAACGATTGCTACAGCAGGCTGAAGCGTTTGGTTCCTACTATTCCGCAGGGTAAGAAAGTCAGTAAAGTGGAAATTCTTCAACATGTGATTGACTACATTCTGGACCTCCAGCTTGCTTTGGAAACACACCCGGCTCTCTTGAAGCAGCAACACGGGACATGCCCACCCGCTTCGAACCGGACGCCGCTGACGGTTCTCAACACGGATCAG AGGCCTTCCATGGTCAACAAACAAGAGGACTCAGTTTTGTGTCGTTGA